AGCGACACCAGCTGCTCGCCGAGCCGGTCCAGGATTTCCTGGGCTTCGATGATGAAGTCGGCAGCGATGTCGTCGGGTACGGCGCTCATAAAATTACAATCCCAGTCCGGACAGCAGGTCGTCGGCGTCGTTCTGCGACACGCCGTGACGGTCCAGTCCGGCCAGTGCGGGGCCGGCCAGGCTGCCGTCGGGTTTCTTGTCTTCCTTCGGCGGCAGGCCGAGCGCGCCGAAGCCTTCGTGGACGCGGCGCACGATGGTCGCGACGCGGCGGATGATCTGCCCGGTCAGGTCCTGAAAGCTCTGCGCCAGGGCCATCTCGGTGAGGTTGTGGCGGATCTTGTCGAGGATCTCGCCCTGGTCGCCGGTCAGCCCGCCGGCGCGCAGCTGTTCGGCCAGCGCGCGGCATTCCTCGGCCAGGTCCAGGGTGCGGTGGCTGGCCTCTTCGGTCATCGCCACCACGTGGTCCAGGCGCGAGCAGGCATCGTCCAGCTCGCCGGCCTCGGTGGGCACGGTCGGCAGTTCGCCGAGCGCCTGGCCCAGGTCGCGCGCCAGCCGGCTCAGGCCCTGCATCATCGGCCGCGTGCGCCAGGCGGCGAGCGTGTCGATTTCCTTGCGCCAGCCGGCTTCGTCGCCTTTTTCCAGTGCGTCCAGCGCACCTTGCAGGCGTTCGATCAGGGCGCTGCGTTCGGCGGTGGCTTCCATCAGGCGGTCGCTCCCAGGCGCTCGAAGATCTTGCCCAGCTTTTCCTGCAGGGTCTGCGCGGTGAACGGCTTGATGATGTAGCCGTTCACGCCGCACTGCGCCGCCTCGATGATCTGCTCGCGCTTGGCCTCGGCGGTCACCATCAGCACCGGCAGGTGCTTGAGCTTGTCGTCGGCGCGGATGTTGCGCAGCAGGTCGATGCCGGTCATGCCGGGCATGTTCCAGTCGGTGACCACGAACTCGAACGGTGCCGAGCGCAGTGCAGCCAATGCACTGTTGCCGTCTTCGGCCTCTGCAGTGTTGGTGAAGCCGAGATCGCCGAGCAGGTTCTTGACGATGCGCCGCATCGTCGAGAAATCGTCCACGATCAAAATCCGCATGTTCTTGTTCACCGCTAACTCCTTGGGTCTTATTCTTCGTCTTCCAGGCCGGCGTCGGCCGCTTCGAACGCTTTCAAGCGCCCGCGCAACCGTACCGTGGCCTGGCCGTGGATCTGGCAGACGCGCGACTCGCTGACACCGAGCACCGCGCCGATTTCCTTCAGGTTCAATTCCTGTTCGTAGTACAGCGACAGCACCAGCTGCTCGCGTTCGGGCAACTGCGCGATCGCCTTGCCCAGCTCGCGGCCGAATTCGCTGCGTTCCAGCATCTGCTGCGGATTGGGCCCGCCCTTGGCGATGGTGTCCAGCTCGCCGTGGTCCTCGACCCGCGATTCCAGGCTCAGCACCTGGCCGCGCGCGGCATCTTCCATCAAGCGCAGGTATTCGGGAAGCGGCATGTCCATCGCCGCGGCCACTTCGTTGGCGGCGGCGGCGCGGCCGGTGCTCTGCTCGATCTTGCGGATCGCCGAGGCGGCGTCGCGGGCGCGGCGGTGCACCGAGCGCGGCACCCAGTCGCCGCGGCGGATCTCGTCGATCATCGAGCCGCGGATGCGGATCGAGGCGTAGGTCTCGAACGAGGCGCCCTGGTCGGCGTCGTAGCTGCGCGAGGCCTCGATCAGGCCGATCATGCCGGCCTGGATCAGGTCGTCGATCTCGACGCTGGCCGGCAGCCGCGCGGCCAGGTGGTGGGCGATGCGCCGCACCAGGTCCGAGTGCTGGGCGATGTAGTCGTTGGAGCTGTTGCGCTGCACGGCGCGGTATTGGGCGGCGACGTTCATGCGGCGACCCCCCGCTGGAT
This sequence is a window from Xanthomonas sp. CFBP 8443. Protein-coding genes within it:
- a CDS encoding protein phosphatase CheZ gives rise to the protein MEATAERSALIERLQGALDALEKGDEAGWRKEIDTLAAWRTRPMMQGLSRLARDLGQALGELPTVPTEAGELDDACSRLDHVVAMTEEASHRTLDLAEECRALAEQLRAGGLTGDQGEILDKIRHNLTEMALAQSFQDLTGQIIRRVATIVRRVHEGFGALGLPPKEDKKPDGSLAGPALAGLDRHGVSQNDADDLLSGLGL
- the cheY gene encoding chemotaxis response regulator CheY, producing MNKNMRILIVDDFSTMRRIVKNLLGDLGFTNTAEAEDGNSALAALRSAPFEFVVTDWNMPGMTGIDLLRNIRADDKLKHLPVLMVTAEAKREQIIEAAQCGVNGYIIKPFTAQTLQEKLGKIFERLGATA
- a CDS encoding RNA polymerase sigma factor FliA, encoding MNVAAQYRAVQRNSSNDYIAQHSDLVRRIAHHLAARLPASVEIDDLIQAGMIGLIEASRSYDADQGASFETYASIRIRGSMIDEIRRGDWVPRSVHRRARDAASAIRKIEQSTGRAAAANEVAAAMDMPLPEYLRLMEDAARGQVLSLESRVEDHGELDTIAKGGPNPQQMLERSEFGRELGKAIAQLPEREQLVLSLYYEQELNLKEIGAVLGVSESRVCQIHGQATVRLRGRLKAFEAADAGLEDEE